The sequence tactcattggaccaccagggaattcccatgacaaacttttcaaaatctttttttctccattgtgctAGATGCTTTGACCCTTTTAATCTGGACGCTCATGTCTTTTAATTATAGGAAAATTTCTTGAATTCTtggtttttttcagttctttttctctgttttctaaaacCAGAATTACTGGACTCTTCTGCATGGCtggtcctttttcttctcttttgtctccTATTTGCCACCTTGCTGTTTTTGTTCTGCTTTATAGGCGATCTCCTTACCTTTATCTTCTATTGCTTCTattgactttttaatttctttaatattagttttaattttcaagagTTCCTTTTTGTACTGTGAATGTTCTTATATATTTGTTTCATGAatgaattaacttatttttagtttttgtctgtgcattgtttttttcttccaagctACTTCCTCCCTGTTTTTTTAAGGGTCTCCTCTTGTATGTGGTGATTTCTGGTTTTGCTCATGGTTACAAGTGAGACACTAAAAACTAATTGGAAACTGTTTGGATGGTGGGTAGTCTCCTGCTGGTAgggtgtgagtgagtgagtgtgtgtatgtctgtgatTAATGACTGTGGGCCGTATCAGTATTTTTTAGGTCTTTTCTCTAGTTTTGTCAAATTCATTAGAAAATTATCTTTTAGTCTCCTTCCTAGAAGGCATAGGCTAGGCTGCTGTCCTCTGGGAGTCTCTGAGTAGGCAAAGAGCGTTTGGGGTGGAAGGACTGGGTTTCAGTAATCAGTATGTGTACTGCTACTTACTCCCTCTGTTGTCAGTGTGATACTTCCTCCCTCAGCTGTGACTGTTGAGCCCACAGACCAAAGACCTTTTGTTTTACTCCTTCCCAAAATTTATACCAGTCTTTAGGGAGTGATGCAGGGGTAGTCTTCTGGGTGGTAGTAATTGGAAAGGCTGTGTGGCAGTCTTTCCCCTTTTGTGAGTCCCATTTTCCTCCCCATAACCTATATCCTGGTACTGCCAATTTCTGCTTCTTGAGGGATTCTGTGGTTTACGTAGAGCTGTTTCTCACTTGGCTTTCCTGTTTCTAATTTAAGATCAGTTTTTTTTGAGTCTGGAGGTTAGTTATTTGTCCTTCTTTGTAGCTTCTGTACGTTTAATTTTTATCATCTACACTTTTGTTCTTCATCCTTTGAGTTTATGGTTTTGTCTTGCTTCGTTTtaatctgttgcttttttttttagtgggtATTACATGAGAGTAGAGgtaaatgtgtgtgtttaaatctGCCTTTTTTACTGTGTGTCACTGTTTTTCTATGAATATAGTTATTTATGTGTACTGTTTTTCCTCAAAATAGGATTTTACTAGCTTAACCATTATATGTCTATATTAtgaattgttttttgtattttaaaactttttttaaaacataaaatggatttcatcaatgaaatagaaacgttATATTTCATTGGATGCATGTACCATAGATTACTTCAGGTTAGAAATACTAAAATTAAGTGCTATGTGTAAACTGAACTCTGAAGACTGATGGTAGGATAGGATAAAATTATGGAGTATAGATTAACATGTTGGTTAATAGATTTGATGAGATGTAAATGAATGATTACATCTTTGtaccttttaaacattttaaaatattttacttttaggtGCTGTGTAATGTGTTGAAAGGAAATTATAAGGAatgattttgtcaaatttttatGAGTTATGGTGGCTGAAAGATCAATTCTTTCTTGTGGGAAAGGAAATGTAAGTAACCTCAAGGAATAGATTGATTTTCAACTATTCTATGCTTACATGAGACAGGTTTTCCATTATTTATAAGACTGTGCTTGGGATACTTTTTTCTGTTAGCCTTAAGTATACAGactaaataattcaaaaagagaagtTAGAGTTTATGTAAGTCATGGTTATTTCTGTATAGTATCAGCATTGCTAAATTTCTTCAATtgtacaaaatttaatttttatttttttatttttccagaaatggCAGCACAAAAGGAAATCTATATTAATAGACTATTTTATTAAACGGAAGTGGTTATATAAGAACTTTAAACGAACAGACTCAACAAACAAGGAAAGAAACGTGTTAACTGTAAGACATGTTTCCAATGAATCAAAGTCCAATAACTGTAGActtcagaagaaaaaagttttcaaaaacttTGTCAAAACAGACAGGTCAGTGATAAATAACTCCTCCAGTAATAGGGCTAGGCCTGAAAACTGATATTAattgaataaaattaacaaagtaGATCAaacttgaattaaaattttttcataaaaagttctgaaaatatCAGATTAGATTTAAATTTTCCTCAAATTTCTATTGCCTCGTCCAAAGTAAAGCAAATATCTTTCAGCCTTCATGCCAGCTTTTCTCATGTCATAAGGATGACAGAAATCTTAGCAAACtagtatttttgttgaaaatgtaTATCAGTTTCAGTTGATTTTTAAGACCTGCTGCTCAGTAATAATACTAGACATTCAACATTTACAACTACCAGGACACAAAATCTCAAAAACTACTTAGAAAAGGAGGACCTTACTCAGGAATGATGTCCAttcaggagaaatcaaaagaaaattccTCCAGTGTTATTAAAAAGAGTGAAGATAAGAATCTAGAAACACAAATTCAAGGTTCTCAAAAGAATCTAGTAAAAAAATCAGGTCCAAAGGAAGCTATAAAATCACTGGTTAAATCTTCCAATGAAAGTAAAGTCAATCAGCCTGATGAATTAGGAACATGCATGAGCACAAGGTCAGCATCCAGTGATAAAAAAGCTAGTAAacctattaataaaaatatggtGACTGTAAAGGGACATTCACAACAAGAATCTACAAAGCAGAAGAAATTATCTCAGAAAAAGTCAGTGCACAAAACCCCTAAATCAAATGAACAGCTTAATCGAAGATCACAAAGACTACAACAGTTAACAGAGGTTTCAACAAGGTCTCTGCGTAATAGAGACATTCAGGGTCAAGTTCAAGCAGTTAAACAGAGTTTGCTACCAACAAAAAAAGAGCACCGTAGCAATACTAAGAGCAAATCTAATAAAGTTAAAACAAATCAGAAACACGTGAAAAGAAAAGTGCTGGAAATAAAGTCTGATTCTAAAGAGGATGAAAATTCTGTAACTAATGAAGTAATAAAttccccaaaaggaaaaaaacgcAAAGTAGAGCATCAGACGGCCTCTACTTGTAGTTCTCAGTGCATAAAAGTATCTGAAAAGTGTCTTCAGAAGAATActagaaaagaggaaacaaaatctGTGCCTGTAACTTCTTCTGAGATAAAAAGATCAAAAATGGCTGCTTCAGTGGTCTctaaaaagaatgagatgaagAAGTCAGTTCATACACAAGTGAATACTAGTGCAAAATCCCAAAAAAGTCCACAGCCATCAGTGCCTGAACAAAGTACAGATAATGAGCTGGAGCAAGCAGGAAAGAGCAAACGAGGGAGCATTCTCCAGCTCTGTGAAGAAATTGCTGGTGAAATTGAGTCAGATACTGTAGAGGTAAAAAAGGAATCTTCACAAGTGGAAAATGTAAAGGAGGAGAAGCCTACAGAAATAAAATTGGAAGAGACTGAtactgaaagacaaatacttcatCAGAAGGAAACAAGTCAGGATGTTCAGTGTAATCGTTTCTTCCCCAGTAGAAAAACAAAGCCTGTGAAATGTATTCTAAATGGAATAAACAACGCAACTAAAAAGAACTCCAACTGGACTAAAATTAAGCTCTCAAAATTTAACTCTGTGCAGCAGAATAAATTAGACTCTCAATTTTCCCCTAAATTGTGCGTATTACGACCCAGTTTTTCACTGCCTGCGTTAGAAATGCATCATCCAGTGACTCAAAGTACATTTTTAGGGTCAAAACCacatgatgataaaaataaagcttgccagcaggaagaaatgaaagaaattaattctGAAGAAGTTAAACTTAATGATATTACAGTTGACATTAATAAAACCCCCAAAAAGCCTCCTGAAAATTGTTGTTTGGGTAATCAGATAAAACCACCTCCTGATCAGCCATTGGATAACCAGAAGAAAGATTCTTTTGAATCAACGCCAGATAAGGTAATTATTTTCATCATGTACATAGAGGTGTCTGAGTACTTTCTGATAAGATTTAAGTGTTTACAACATATTTTAACTTAAGAATTAAGTTGTAAAATGTTAAGGAATTCTATTTTATTAACCCAATCTTGTAGTGAGTGATAGAACTTACGCCTTTAGATGTCTCATATTTACATGAATGCTTgtcattgtttccttattttcacccttcattttaattttatgtgaagCATAAACCTGTTGAAgtctagcttttctttttcctttaacacactgatttgtttcctttttctattaATTGTAACCACAGAAACTATGTTTCATAATGAGTGACTAAAATGTAGAACTTGAAGTTGGGCCCAATTCTGACCaagttgttaaaattaatttcagctGGCACAAATCAACTTTCCCCacctgataaaatttaaaaattaaacatttctaatAGTAGAATGCCTTTTGGTTTGACTTGTGtggccattttaaaaattggcaaataaAATGTCTGAAAGATACAAATAATTCAGACCTCAGGCTAAGAATAAAATTGTAGTggccaagaatttttaaaatggaaaagtaaattgaaaaacaGAATCTAAATAGCTGGAAGAAACTTGAATGATTATCTGAGAAGTAGTTTTGAAACCTTGTAAAAGCAGCTGAGCCCATTTCTTTCCAAATTAAATCATAGGTAAAATACCAATACATAAAAGCAATAGGCAGAAATTTTATGTGTGTCAAACTTTAGCGTTGTATAATACTGATTTTTAGAACTCCACCAATTTgttttagttatttaattttgtaatGAGAAAGCTGAGAGCAATAGAGGAATGTGGGTTAGGTCACATGTTTGGTTGTGCAAATAGATTTGAATTCAGGTGTTCTGATTCTCAGCCCATCATTCTTTCTACAGTGAGATACTCTGAATATTAGAAGatcatttgagaaaaaaatcatggATAGAGAAGAAAGTCAAGTCACCTTAAAGTTTTAGGAGTGATTTAAAGTTCTCTTTTGAGGCATTTGGGTCTAGAAGCAAATTTGAGTAAGGAGTCAGGGCTTGTGTCAGAAGCCCTGAAAATAGATTATTGGCTACTCTCGTGGACTAAAATTGAAAGAACTTAAAGGGAACAGATACAATGTGGTActcttagattttattttctgtgcaAATGTGAATGAAAGCATCAATTAGAAGACAATTATTCAAATAGTGATAGTAATTAAAGTAAGTAGTGAGTGGTAGAATGAATAATAAGTGTGGCCTCTTGCAGACACAGAGTGGCTTTCTCTTCAGGGTGTGCTTTTGTCAAAAATTGACAGCTACGCTCCAGGTGTAGTTGCAGAGTGGATCTTTTAACTCCTTGCTGAATAAGTGCCTGTCAAAACTCAGAAGGCAGATAGTTTATGGGGAATATATTGAGAAATAAGAAATCCATTCCTTTGGACTAACTACTAGAATAGAGATGTTTAGTTGGACTACATTATTTTGATCTTCTATAATGCTGCTTTTACTGAGATGTGCTTTGGATTTATGCAACACCTCTATCTTGAGGAATGTTATGAAAAACAGTCCTATGAAACttgtgttaaaatttttatttacgtACAAATTTACATGAGAAGTCTTGAGTTTCAAACGTTTAGAATACTAGAGAGACCAATATTATACTAGTGACTACCACCCAAATTtgacaaaaattaacattttattgacttcagattttttaaaataagaaaagtacaTTACAGATATAAAGACCATACTTCACTCTACTTTCCATTCACCTCTCTCTCCAGAGTTAAATATACTTCTAAAGTTGGtatgaatattttatgtttttatttttgatttcactgtgtatgtatatatatctattataaaGAATACTTAACATTGTTTGTATTTTAAACGTTTACATAAATGCTAACATGGTTTGTATGTGTATattctatatatacattttttttcaacttgatTTTGTGCAATCAGCACTTTTGATATTTATTAATACATGGGTATTTTAATAGTTGTAAaggaatataccacagtttatttatgttttcctctgttaAAGCACttctaggttgtttccaactttttcaCTGATAACAACAATGTGATTACTATCACAGAGTGGTCAGCAGATGTGGTGGTGACCACATCATTTCAAGACATATTTGATTGCCTGCTGCATCCGAGACACTGTGCTAATAAGGCTACAGAAGATGATGTTTCCTGCCTTTAAGGAATTTACATTGTACTAGTCACTTAGAAATTTCTCTTCTTCCCATAAACGCTAAGATGTTTTAGTTCAGCCATCATAGTAGCTTTTGTTTAGTGAACACTGCCTCTTTGTTAGGCAGAGGAGAGCTTCATATAATTGTCACCACATTCTACAGCATGACTTCTGTTATTATCCATATATTACAGGTGAGGAGAGTGAAGCTTAGAGATTTCAGTGAGGCTTAGAGATCCACGTAAGTGATGGAGTCAGGCTTTGAACTGCGATTGGCTGGCTTCAGAATCTAGATTTATATTTGGGGAAATAGGAGAATGTAAGAAACAATCCTTAAAtcatttgaaaactttttctgtggctgcttgtaattttgctctttttattatATGGTGTCAGTCTCGGCAGTACTGAAAAATGATGATGGTTGATAAGGCTGAGCATATGATAGCCCTTCTCTGAAAATTTTGGCCtgaatttaaattatttggattttatgaattttaaatctcaattattttatgatttgttttttaaactagtAATTTACTAACTTCCTAATGGAGATTAAGTAGTAACATGTAATTGTtcttactgtttttaatttttctgctttttaatgcCAAATATAatgttcatttttcaaaagtgTAATGTTCACAAATAATGTTACATGTTCTTTGTAACAATCAcaatatagatagatacacacacatacatacacacagaaagtTAATTGTTCACCtcctcatttccatttctttgagacAGCTAATGTTGATAGAGTTTCTAGTATTTTCCTTCGGTAGTTATTGAGTATCTGCTTTGACAGAGTTCTGATTTAGGGGCTCTtgggaatacaaagataaatacaataataatagtcTTTGCTCTTAAGAGTTATAGGagattaataaaaaacaaataactaattCAAAATAGGAAGTGATAAGGGCATGAAAGACAGAGATGAAGTAGATGGAAAATTtggggaaaggggatgggaaaaCTTGGAGGAGACTTCATGGGAGAGGTTAATATTTAAGTAATGACTTGAGTTTATACGGGGGGTAAGGTGTTCTAGATTAGCACtatccagtagaaatataatgtgagccacataaaTCGTTTAAAAATTTCtggtagccacattaaaaaaaaagaaattggtaaaattaatagattttatttttgtcatgtaaaaatactattatttcaatgtgtcatgaattttaaaaattgaggtgttttacttttttgtacTAACACCTCAAAATCTGGTGTGTGATTTACATTTGTAATAAATCAGTCATACTaaccacattttaagtgctcagtagTGAGATGTTACAGTGGCTATTAATGGACAGTGAGGTTTAGGTAGATGAAACTCAGAAAAAGTATAGAGCCAGGCAAATATGAAATATATCTGTTGGAGAGGTAAATTTTTCGATCTAGTGTGAAGAGGAATAATAGAAGTTGATGCTGAGAAGGGTAGCTTGTAGGGAGATCATAAAGAGACTTTTAAGGCATATCTGTGTGAATTACTCCATATATTATCTTAAATTTTCTCAGTATAGTGCTCCAACTCACTGAAAGTATTGGGATAAGACCCAAAGGTTgatataaaagcaaatattaacattttgaatTATATGTGCTTAGAATTGCAGCCTATGTTTGGAATCTAAGCTTGAAAACAATCCAGTGGAAAATACCACTACTACTGTTTCAACTCTGCTCAGTCAAGCAAAAATTGGTACAGGGGAGAGTAAATTTCCAGGTAatactttgaaaatattgtttGGATTTCACAGTGGTCAGACATATTTTTGTCAGCATAACAGTAAACTATATCCACTATCAAATAAGCCTGTTAAATCCTTCTATTAACCATTATGTGATGTGTGATTATCACCATTCTTTGAAGGGGGAGAATTGCTTCTGTTGATTGGCTTGTTTACAGTACTTAAGATGATTCTTTGATTCCCTACcaaaaattcttttgtttttcagtcttttgttTGTGGACTTACTTTCTGGAGAAGTGTTACTTAATGAATTGCTTAAATTAGTGGTAGCAGTTTATTTCTCAAGTATAAATGACTGTGCTTTACCACTTCAGGTTCTTATCTTTAACCCTTAATTACTCAGTTTTCCATCTTAGTAATTCTATCTTTGAATTAAGAATTGAATCAGTTGCTGCAGTTTGTCCACTTATACcataaaaaaactttatttttgtaaCCTTATGAAAATTTTggggagaattccctggcggtccagtggttaggactcggcactttcattGCCGGGATCCgagttcaacccctggtccgggaactaagatcctgcaagctgtacgatgtggccaaaaaaaaaaaaaaaaattgggcaagTATTATTTGAACTCTTGGATGGGGATTAGTTCACCTTTATCAGATGAAAcaccaggaaaaaacagaaaagaaattcctaatttctgttgtttctctcTGGTAAAGGAAAGATACACTTGGAGCAAAATATTGAGTTCAGATAATTGCTTCCATTGCATGTCATTTAACCTTTTCTCttagtgggggaaggggaagtatACTATGAACACAagaaatgcatttattcattagaaaataaattgattATTGCATTATTTGATTAGTAATGTGATTAAAACTCCAGAGACtacaggggtttttttgtttgggtttggttttttataaatttatttatttatattttatttttgactgtgttgagtcttcattgctgtgcgtggactttctctacttgcaatgagcaggggctgcttttctttgcagtgctcgggcttctcattgcagtggcttctcttgttgcggagcacgggttctaggctcacgggcttcagtagttgcggctcacgggctctagaatgcaggcttagtagttgtggcgcacgtggttagttgctccatggcatgtggggtcttcctggaccagagatcgaacccgtgtcccctgcattggcagacggattcttaaccactgtgccaccagggaagtcctacaggtttttttaaacatgttttcatttatttccatttagaGATTGTATAATTATGCAAGCATTTAAACAGTTTCCTTTATTGTTCAGTGCTAGTAATTATTGGTGAAACTAGAGACAAACTTGATCTACCATTAGATCTCTTTGCAGCTCTGTAGAGCCTTTTTGCCTCTTCTCTGAAGAGTAATTTCTAGGAAGGGgctttaattttatcaaatggtgtttattaaaaataaagcatttagtGCACTGAGGTTTTgtctttattataatttttaaccaTTAGGTGGAGAGCTAATACAAAGGCTTAGTACATAACCCATCTTTTGATTAAATCACAGGTTCAGCTCCCAAACAGCACAATATACTCACTAACCAAACATCTAAGACCAGTGATAACAGGTAAGGTATTAGTTTAATATAAGTATAAATCTGAGAACTTAAGGATTTTATACCTGTAAGTtttgagtttggggtttttttcccctgaaaggtTGTGCTAGTAACCCTCAGTTTTTCACATAGAGGTGATACaagttctcttttcattttggttttttctatgtctgtacaTACTATtttgtagcttttatttttttacttaatgtgTTATGGGCATCTTTTCTACAttccttcctcattcttt is a genomic window of Lagenorhynchus albirostris chromosome 14, mLagAlb1.1, whole genome shotgun sequence containing:
- the ESCO1 gene encoding N-acetyltransferase ESCO1 isoform X1; amino-acid sequence: MMSIQEKSKENSSSVIKKSEDKNLETQIQGSQKNLVKKSGPKEAIKSLVKSSNESKVNQPDELGTCMSTRSASSDKKASKPINKNMVTVKGHSQQESTKQKKLSQKKSVHKTPKSNEQLNRRSQRLQQLTEVSTRSLRNRDIQGQVQAVKQSLLPTKKEHRSNTKSKSNKVKTNQKHVKRKVLEIKSDSKEDENSVTNEVINSPKGKKRKVEHQTASTCSSQCIKVSEKCLQKNTRKEETKSVPVTSSEIKRSKMAASVVSKKNEMKKSVHTQVNTSAKSQKSPQPSVPEQSTDNELEQAGKSKRGSILQLCEEIAGEIESDTVEVKKESSQVENVKEEKPTEIKLEETDTERQILHQKETSQDVQCNRFFPSRKTKPVKCILNGINNATKKNSNWTKIKLSKFNSVQQNKLDSQFSPKLCVLRPSFSLPALEMHHPVTQSTFLGSKPHDDKNKACQQEEMKEINSEEVKLNDITVDINKTPKKPPENCCLGNQIKPPPDQPLDNQKKDSFESTPDKNCSLCLESKLENNPVENTTTTVSTLLSQAKIGTGESKFPGSAPKQHNILTNQTSKTSDNREIPPNHSWPKCNSHLEITIPKELKLKEAEKADEKQLIIDAGQKRFGAVSCNVCGMLYTASNPEDETQHLLFHNQFISAVKYVGWKKERILAEYPDGRIIMVLPEDPKYALKKVDEIREMVDNDLGFQQAPLMCYSRTKTLLFISNDKKVVGCLIAEHIQWGYRVIEEKLPVIRSEEEKVRFERQKAWCCSTLPEPAICGISRIWVFSMMRRKKIASRMIECLRSNFIYGSYLSKEEIAFSDPTPDGKLFATQYCGTGQFLVYNFINGQNST
- the ESCO1 gene encoding N-acetyltransferase ESCO1 isoform X2, coding for MMSIQEKSKENSSSVIKKSEDKNLETQIQGSQKNLVKKSGPKEAIKSLVKSSNESKVNQPDELGTCMSTRSASSDKKASKPINKNMVTVKGHSQQESTKQKKLSQKKSVHKTPKSNEQLNRRSQRLQQLTEVSTRSLRNRDIQGQVQAVKQSLLPTKKEHRSNTKSKSNKVKTNQKHVKRKVLEIKSDSKEDENSVTNEVINSPKGKKRKVEHQTASTCSSQCIKVSEKCLQKNTRKEETKSVPVTSSEIKRSKMAASVVSKKNEMKKSVHTQVNTSAKSQKSPQPSVPEQSTDNELEQAGKSKRGSILQLCEEIAGEIESDTVEVKKESSQVENVKEEKPTEIKLEETDTERQILHQKETSQDVQCNRFFPSRKTKPVKCILNGINNATKKNSNWTKIKLSKFNSVQQNKLDSQFSPKLCVLRPSFSLPALEMHHPVTQSTFLGSKPHDDKNKACQQEEMKEINSEEVKLNDITVDINKTPKKPPENCCLGNQIKPPPDQPLDNQKKDSFESTPDKNCSLCLESKLENNPVENTTTTVSTLLSQAKIGTGESKFPGSAPKQHNILTNQTSKTSDNREIPPNHSWPKCNSHLEITIPKELKLKEAEKADEKQLIIDAGQKRFGAVSCNVCGMLYTASNPEDETQHLLFHNQFISAVKYVGWKKERILAEYPDGRIIMVLPEDPKYALKKVDEIREMVDNDLGFQQAPLMCYSRTKTLLFISNDKKVVGCLIAEHIQWGYRVIEEKLPVIRSEEEKVRFERQKAWCCSTLPEPAICGISRIWVFSMMRRKKIASRMIECLRL